A window from Gammaproteobacteria bacterium encodes these proteins:
- a CDS encoding lipocalin-like domain-containing protein: MHGSFRRLAASMLAAVLVCGCGERAPDSAASSTEGTPARDGTEGVGARDGIESAAAPADGADRVPGDSPGGTTAEPRDPIGDGPSPPTGIRLLSSSEGADADFARALAPRAFDFPRDHAAHPRFRAEWWYFTGNLRSGERHYGFELTFFRFALRPDAPKSPSAWAANQVWMAHLAVTDTANGRLVAEERLTRGALGLAGTRVEPFRVWVEDWTAGTPPGGSPHSFMLEARGERIGIRLALDAVKPPTLHGERGLDRKGPEAGNASYYYSLTRMTARGSVEVDGSEHEVQGSAWMDREWSTSALSPGIEGWDWFALQLSDGTDVMLYRLRREDGSASRFSGGSLVDPEGRRTPLAEDDMRLEPLDWWESGRSGIRYPTAWKVEVPSAALDLEVRPYVDDQEIDLTVRYWEGAVRIEGTSKDGPIEGNGYLELAGYRRARPTR; the protein is encoded by the coding sequence ATGCATGGGTCGTTTCGCCGGCTCGCCGCGTCGATGCTCGCGGCCGTTCTGGTTTGCGGTTGCGGGGAGCGGGCGCCGGACAGCGCGGCTTCCAGCACGGAAGGCACTCCCGCGCGAGATGGGACGGAGGGCGTCGGCGCGCGAGACGGTATCGAAAGCGCCGCTGCCCCGGCCGACGGCGCGGACCGCGTGCCGGGCGACAGCCCGGGTGGCACGACCGCGGAGCCGCGCGACCCGATCGGCGACGGCCCGTCGCCGCCGACCGGGATCCGGTTGCTGTCGTCGTCAGAGGGGGCCGACGCCGACTTTGCCCGCGCGCTCGCGCCGCGCGCATTCGACTTTCCGCGGGATCACGCAGCCCATCCCCGGTTCCGAGCGGAATGGTGGTACTTCACGGGGAATCTCCGGAGCGGCGAGCGCCACTACGGGTTCGAGCTCACGTTCTTCCGCTTCGCGCTGCGACCAGATGCACCCAAGAGCCCGTCGGCGTGGGCCGCGAATCAGGTCTGGATGGCGCATCTCGCCGTGACGGACACCGCAAACGGTCGCCTCGTCGCCGAGGAGCGGCTGACGCGCGGCGCGCTCGGCCTCGCCGGCACACGCGTCGAGCCGTTTCGCGTCTGGGTCGAGGACTGGACGGCCGGCACGCCGCCGGGCGGGAGCCCTCACAGCTTCATGCTCGAGGCCCGAGGCGAGCGCATCGGCATCCGGCTGGCGCTCGATGCCGTGAAGCCCCCAACGCTGCACGGCGAGCGCGGGCTCGACCGCAAGGGGCCCGAGGCCGGGAACGCGTCGTACTACTACTCGCTCACGCGGATGACCGCGCGCGGCTCGGTCGAGGTCGACGGAAGCGAGCACGAGGTGCAGGGCTCCGCGTGGATGGACCGCGAATGGTCGACCAGTGCGCTCAGCCCCGGCATCGAAGGTTGGGACTGGTTTGCGCTGCAGCTTTCCGACGGCACGGACGTGATGCTGTATCGCCTGCGGCGGGAGGACGGCAGCGCGAGCCGCTTCAGCGGCGGCTCGCTCGTCGATCCCGAAGGCCGCCGCACGCCGCTCGCCGAAGACGACATGCGCCTCGAGCCGCTCGACTGGTGGGAAAGCGGGCGGAGCGGGATCCGGTATCCGACGGCATGGAAGGTCGAGGTGCCGTCCGCCGCGCTCGATCTCGAAGTCCGCCCGTACGTCGACGATCAGGAGATCGACCTCACGGTGCGCTACTGGGAAGGCGCAGTACGGATCGAAGGCACGTCGAAGGACGGGC